The Cupriavidus necator N-1 DNA window TCCCCGAACTGATCGGCCGCCTGCCGGTGGTCGCCACGCTGTCCAAGCTGGACGAGGCCGCGCTGATGCAGATCCTGGTCGAGCCCAAGAACGCGCTGGTCAAGCAATACCAGAAGCTGCTGGCAATGGAAGGCGTCGAGCTGGAAATCCGCCCGGGTGCGCTGAGCGCCATCGCCCGCAAGGCGATCCGCCGCAAGACCGGGGCCCGCGGCCTGCGTTCGATCCTGGAGCAGTCGCTGATGGACGTCATGTACGACCTGCCCAACTACAAGGGTGTGCAGAAGGTGGTGATCGATGAAAATACGATCAACGGCGATGCACCTCCGCTGCTGATGTATGAAGAGCAGCAGCCCAAAGTGGCGGGGTCCAACTGACGCGAGGGCTGCCAGACGTGGTAAGTGGTCGGGACCACACCGGCAGCTGGGCGGAAAGGCCGTTCGCGTAGAAGCGAGCGGCTTTTTTTGTTTATTTCTACCGACGAGAGGGAGGAAACGCGGGTATGCTGTTTCAGAGGGGCCAGCAAGTGCAGGGAGCGGCATCTGCCTGCCTTGATGAATCGATTGGCACGTATCTTGTAATCGATTCGGGCGGCCCAATTTACGCCTTAAATGACTGACTTGGGGAAAATGATGTCCGGAACACAACTCCTCCCGGCCGAGCCGATTCGCCTCCCACTGTTGCCGCTGCGCGACGTGGTGGTGTTTCCGCACATGGTGATCCCGCTGTTTGTGGGACGCCCGAAGTCCATCAAGGCGCTTGAGACTGCGATGGAGGCGGGCAAGAGCATCATGCTCGTGGCCCAGAAGACGGCGGCCAAGGACGAGCCGACCGCCGACGACCTGTACGAGGTCGGCTGCATCGCCAATATCCTGCAAATGCTGAAACTGCCCGACGGTACCGTGAAGGTGCTGGTCGAGGGTACCCAGCGCGCGAACATCCGCGAGGTGAGCGAGGACGAATCGCACTTCATGTGCGAAGCCGTGCCCGTGCCGCCCGCACCTGGCGAAAGCGCCGAGACCGAGGCCCTGCGCCGCGCGATCGTGTCGCAGTTCGACCAGTACGTGAAGCTCAACAAGAAGATCCCGCCTGAGATCCTGACTTCGCTGTCAGGGATCGACGAGGCAGGCCGCCTGGCGGACACCATCGCCGCGCACCTGCCGATCAAGCTCGAGCAGAAGCAGAAGATCCTGGAGATGGTCAATGTGACCGAACGCCTGGAAAGCCTGCTGTCGCAACTCGAGGGCGAGATCGACATCCTGCAGGTCGAAAAGCGCATCCGTGGCCGCGTCAAGCGCCAGATGGAGAAGAGCCAGCGCGAGTACTACCTGAACGAGCAGGTCAAGGCCATCCAGAAGGAACTGGGTGAGGGCGAAGAAGGCGCCGACCTGGAAGAACTCGACAAGCGCATCAAGGCTGCGCGCATGCCGAAGGAAGCCAAGAAGAAGGCCGACGCCGAATTCAAGAAGCTCAAGCTGATGTCGCCGATGTCGGCCGAAGCCACCGTCGTGCGCAACTACATCGACACGCTGGTGAACCTGCCGTGGCGCAAGAAGAGCAAGGTCAACAACGACCTCGCCAACGCCGAGCGCGTGCTGGACGAAGACCACTACGGCCTGGAGAAGGTCAAGGAGCGCATTCTCGAGTACCTCGCAGTGCAACAGCGCGTGGACAAGGTGAAGGCGCCTATCCTCTGCCTGGTCGGGCCTCCCGGCGTGGGCAAGACCTCGCTCGGCCAGTCGGTGGCGCGCGCGACGAACCGCAAGTTCGTGCGCATGGCACTGGGTGGCGTGCGTGACGAGGCCGAGATCCGCGGCCACCGCAGGACTTACATCGGCTCGATGCCGGGCAAGATCCTGCAGAGCCTGTCCAAGGTCGGCGTGCGCAATCCGCTCTTCCTGCTCGACGAGATCGACAAGATGGGCATGGACTTCCGCGGCGATCCGTCGTCGGCGCTGCTTGAGGTGCTGGACCCGGAACAGAACCACACGTTCCAGGACCACTACATCGAAGTGGACTTCGACCTGTCCGACGTGATGTTCGTGGCGACGTCGAACTCGCTCAACATCCCGCCGCCGCTGCTCGACCGTATGGAAGTGATCCGCCTGTCGGGTTACACCGAGGACGAGAAGGTCAATATCGCGCAGCGCTACCTGCTGCCCAAGCAGATCAAGAACAACGGTCTGAAGGCAGGCGAGATCGAGGTTGCCGAAAGCGCGATCCGCGACATCATCCGCTACTACACGCGTGAAGCGGGGGTGCGTTCGCTGGAACGCGAGGTCTCCAAGATCGCGCGCAAGGTGGTCAAGCTGCTGCTGCTGAAGAAGGAGTCGGGCACGATCAAGGTCGATTCCGAGAACCTGGACAAATTCCTCGGCGTGCGCAAGTACGACTTCGGCCTGGCCGGCAAGGAAAACCAGGTGGGCCAGGTGACCGGCCTGGCGTGGACCGAGGTGGGCGGCGACCTGCTGACCATCGAAGCCGCGATCATGCCGGGCAAGGGCAACATCACGCGCACCGGTTCGCTGGGCGATGTGATGAAGGAGTCGGTCGAGGCCGCACGTTCGGTGGTGCGTTCGCGGGCACGCCGCCTGGGTATCACGGATGAGATGTTCGAGAAGCGTGACATCCACATCCACGTACCCGAAGGCGCCACGCCCAAGGACGGTCCGTCGGCAGGCGGTGCCATGACCACGGCGCTGGTGTCAGTGCTGACCGGCATCCCGGTGCGCGCGGATGTCGCCATGACCGGCGAGATCACGCTGCGCGGCGAGGTGCTGCCGATCGGCGGCCTCAAGGAGAAGCTGCTGGCGGCCCACCGCGGCGGCATCAAGCTGGTGCTGATCCCGGAGGAAAACGTCAAGGATCTGGCCGAGATCCCGGACAACGTGAAGAACGCCATCGAGATCGTGCCGGTCCGCTGGATCGACAAGGTGCTGGAACTGGCGCTCGAGCGCAAGCCCGAGCCGCTGCCGGAAGAAGACGCCAAGCCCGCCGAAGTGGCGGACAAGGCCACGGCCAAGGTTGAGCGTCTGCATCACTGACACAGCTTTGGCCGCATGAAGAAACGCCGCAGGGCAGTGATGCCCGGCGGCGTTTTTTTTGCGCGCGCAGGTCTTGGCAAACTGAAATCACCTGTATTACACTTGCGCCCTCGCAACGCAAACCACGGCAACTGCCGCGAGGTGCGGAGCGATCAGCAAGTTGCAGGCAGCCAGCCTGCGATGGTCGAGCGGGTGCTTAGCTCAGTTGGTAGAGCGGCGCCCTTACAAGGCGTAGGTCGGGGGTTCGAGCCCCTCAGCACCCACCACTCTCCATCGCAAGGACATGGGCATCGCCGGCAGCAGGCGCCGACACAGGAGTGGTAGTTCAGTCGGTTAGAATACCGGCCTGTCACGCCGGGGGTCGCGGGTTCGAGTCCCGTCCACTCCGCCAGTTTTGTTGAAAACGCCCGCGTCTGCGGGCGTTTTCATTTGCTCCCCATGTTTCCCACCCTCCACAAAGGGTGCGTGCCCAGCGGCTCCTGCTAGAATCGTGGAGTTTGTCTTTCGTGCCAATCCACTACCCGAATCCGCATGCTTGATTTCGTACGCAACAACCGGCGCCTGATGCTCTTGCTGCTGCTGGTGCTTGTTTTCCCGTCGTTCGTGTTCTTCGGCGTGGAAAGCTATTCGCGCTTCATGGACAGCTCGCACGATGCCGCCAAGGTCGATGGCCGCGCCATCAGCGTGCAGGAAATCGACAACGTCGTGCGCGACCAGAGCGAACGCGCGCGCCAGATCCTTGGCGCCAGCTATGACCCGCGCCAGTTCGAAGGCCCGGACGCACGCAAGGCCGTGCTGGACCAGCTGATTCTGCAACGCGTGATGGCCAGTGCCGTGGCGCGTGAGCACCTGACCGTGTCCGACGCCAAGCTGCTCGAGGAAATCAGCAACCTGCCGGCGATCGCGCAACTGCCGCGCACCAAGGACGGCAAGGTCGACGACAAGGCCTACCTGCAGCTGCTGCAGTCGCAGGGCATGACGCCCGAGCAGTTCGATGCCCGCATGCGCTTCGAACTGGCCACGCAGCAACTGGGCGCATCGGTCGCCGCGACGGCCTTCGTGCCCAAGTCGCTGCTCGATCGCCTGATCGCCGTGCGCGACCAGCAGCGCGACGTGCAGGCGCTGCTCTTCAAGCCGGCCGCCTACACCGCCAAGGTGCAGCCCGATGCGGCCGCGCTGAAGGCCTACTACGACAGCCACCAGCAGGCCTTCTCGGTGCCGGAACAAGCCAAGGTCGAGTACCTGTTGCTGTCGGGCGAGGCCCTGGCCGCGACGCAGGCGGTCACGCCCGAAGAGCTGAAGTCCTACTACGACAGCAATATCGCGCGCTTCCGCATCGACGAGCAGCGCCGCGCCAGCCATATACTGATCAGCGCGCCGAAGGAGGCGCCGGCCGCCCAGCGCCAGGCCGCGAAGGACAAGGCCACCAAGCTGCTGGAGGACCTGCGCAAGCACCCTGACACCTTCGCCGACGTGGCGCGCAAGAACTCGCAGGACCCGGGCTCGGCCGGCAAGGGCGGCGACCTGGGCTTCATGGGCCGCGGCGCGCTGGTCAAGCCGTTCGAGGACGCCATGTACGCGCTCAAGGATGGCCAGGTCAGCGACGTGGTGGAAACCGACTACGGCTACCACATCATCAAGCTGACCGGCATCAAGCCCGCCGAGACCAAGCCGCTGGAAGCCGTGCGCACGGAACTGGAAGCGGAGCTGCGCAAGCAGTTCGCCGACAAGAAGTTTGCCGAGCAGGCCGATGCCTTCGGCAATACCGTGTATGAGCAGGCAGACAGCCTCAAGGCTGCCGCCGACAAGTTCAAGCTGACCATCCAGACCGCCGACAACGTCACGCGCCAGCCGAACCCGGCGCTGGGCGCGCAGAGCCCGCTCAACAACGACAAGCTGCTCAAGGCGCTGTTCAGCGACGACGCGATCAAGAACAAGCGCAACACCGAGGCCGTCCAGGTGGGCCCGAACACGCTGGTGGCCGCGCGCATCGTCGAGTATCGCCCGGCGGCCGTGCGCAAGTTCGAGGAAGTCGAAGCCAAGGTGCGTGAGGGCTATATCGCCCAGCAGGCGGCCGAACTGGCGCGCAAGGACGGCGAGGCTCGCCTTGCTGCGCTGAAGAAGGCAGACAGCGCCGACGGCTTTGGCGCGGTGCGGACCGTGTCGCGCGCGAAGGCCGAGGGCATTGCGCCGCAGGCTGTGGAAGCGGTGATGCGTGCCGATGCGGCCAAGCTGCCGGCGGTGGTTGGTGTCGACCTGGGGGCCGAAGGCTATGCGGTCTATCGCATCACCAAGGTGAGCCAGCCGGCGCAAGGCAATCCGGCCCAGCGCCAGGCCGAAGCGCAGCAGCTGTCGCAACTGGCCGGCCAGACCGACCTGCAGGCCTTCTATGAAAGCCTGAAGGCCCGCTCCAAGGTCAAGATGCTGACGCCGGTGGGCGCCACGCAGGCGCAAGGCGCCGAGTAAGCGCCAGATCAGCCCCGGCAGCCTCGCTGCCAGCAAGGACCCCTGCCAGGCGGCAGGGGTTTTTTTTCTTTGTTCTTACTTCGCGCCGCTGCGCCTGAGCATCGGCTTGAGTTGCGGCCACACCGTATCGAGCAGGGCTGGCTGTGCCGCGGCGGTCGGGTGGATGCGGTCGGGCTGGAACCAGTCCTGCCGCGTGATGACCTTGTCGAGGAAGAACGGCACCAGCCGCACCTTGTATTCGCTAGCCAGCTTCGGATACAGCGAGACGAACTTCTCGGTGTAGTCCTGCCCGTAGTTGGGCGGGATGCGCATGCCGATCAGCAGCACGCCCGCGCCGGCCGTCTGTGCCGTGGTGACGATGTTGCGCAGGTTGGCCTCGGTGGTCTGCAGCGGCAATCCGCGCAGCGCATCGTTGGCGCCAAGCTCCACCACCACGATGGCCGGGCGGTGCCGCGACAGCAGCTCCGGCAGCCGCGTCTTGCCGCCGATGGTGGTCTCGCCGCTGATGCTGGCATTGACAACGCTATAATCGAAGCGCTCCTGCCGCAGGCGCTCCTGCAGCAGCGTGACCCAGCCCGCGCCGCGCGTGATGCCGTACTCGGCGGAGAGGCTGTCGCCAAGCACCAGCAGTGCCGGCGCCGCGGCCTGGGCTGAGGCCCCGGCCGATAACGTCAGTGCCGTGCCGGTTGCCAGCAGCAGCCGGCGCCATTTGCCTCGGATCCCAATATCCATGTCTTCTTCCATTCTCGCTGTCGAGTCCCTCGGAAAGACCGTTGCCGACACGACCGGTTCGCTGACGATTTTGCACGACGTGACCTTTTCCGTCACGCCGGGCGAAACGCTCGCCATCGTGGGGGCGTCCGGCTCGGGCAAGTCGACGCTGCTCGGGCTGCTGGCGGGGCTGGACCTGCCCAGTACGGGCACGGTACGGCTGCACGACCAGGACCTGTTCGCGCTGGACGAGGACCAGCGCGCCGCGGTGCGGGGCCGCCATGTCGGCTTTGTGTTCCAGTCGTTCCAGCTGGTCGGCCACCTGACTGCGCTGGAGAACGTGATGCTGCCGCTGGAGCTGCGCGGCGAAACGTCGCAGGTGCGCGAGCGCGCCCTGGACATGCTGCAGCGTGTGGGCCTGGGCGCGCGGCTGGGGCACTATCCGCGCACGCTGTCGGGCGGCGAGCAGCAACGCGTGGCGCTGGCGCGCGCGTTCGTGGCGCGCCCGGACATCCTGTTTGCCGACGAGCCCACCGGCAGCCTCGATACCGCCACAGGCGAAGCCGTGATCGGGCTGATGTTCGAGCTTAACCGCGATGCC harbors:
- a CDS encoding arylesterase, whose protein sequence is MDIGIRGKWRRLLLATGTALTLSAGASAQAAAPALLVLGDSLSAEYGITRGAGWVTLLQERLRQERFDYSVVNASISGETTIGGKTRLPELLSRHRPAIVVVELGANDALRGLPLQTTEANLRNIVTTAQTAGAGVLLIGMRIPPNYGQDYTEKFVSLYPKLASEYKVRLVPFFLDKVITRQDWFQPDRIHPTAAAQPALLDTVWPQLKPMLRRSGAK
- a CDS encoding SurA N-terminal domain-containing protein codes for the protein MLDFVRNNRRLMLLLLLVLVFPSFVFFGVESYSRFMDSSHDAAKVDGRAISVQEIDNVVRDQSERARQILGASYDPRQFEGPDARKAVLDQLILQRVMASAVAREHLTVSDAKLLEEISNLPAIAQLPRTKDGKVDDKAYLQLLQSQGMTPEQFDARMRFELATQQLGASVAATAFVPKSLLDRLIAVRDQQRDVQALLFKPAAYTAKVQPDAAALKAYYDSHQQAFSVPEQAKVEYLLLSGEALAATQAVTPEELKSYYDSNIARFRIDEQRRASHILISAPKEAPAAQRQAAKDKATKLLEDLRKHPDTFADVARKNSQDPGSAGKGGDLGFMGRGALVKPFEDAMYALKDGQVSDVVETDYGYHIIKLTGIKPAETKPLEAVRTELEAELRKQFADKKFAEQADAFGNTVYEQADSLKAAADKFKLTIQTADNVTRQPNPALGAQSPLNNDKLLKALFSDDAIKNKRNTEAVQVGPNTLVAARIVEYRPAAVRKFEEVEAKVREGYIAQQAAELARKDGEARLAALKKADSADGFGAVRTVSRAKAEGIAPQAVEAVMRADAAKLPAVVGVDLGAEGYAVYRITKVSQPAQGNPAQRQAEAQQLSQLAGQTDLQAFYESLKARSKVKMLTPVGATQAQGAE
- the lon gene encoding endopeptidase La, which codes for MSGTQLLPAEPIRLPLLPLRDVVVFPHMVIPLFVGRPKSIKALETAMEAGKSIMLVAQKTAAKDEPTADDLYEVGCIANILQMLKLPDGTVKVLVEGTQRANIREVSEDESHFMCEAVPVPPAPGESAETEALRRAIVSQFDQYVKLNKKIPPEILTSLSGIDEAGRLADTIAAHLPIKLEQKQKILEMVNVTERLESLLSQLEGEIDILQVEKRIRGRVKRQMEKSQREYYLNEQVKAIQKELGEGEEGADLEELDKRIKAARMPKEAKKKADAEFKKLKLMSPMSAEATVVRNYIDTLVNLPWRKKSKVNNDLANAERVLDEDHYGLEKVKERILEYLAVQQRVDKVKAPILCLVGPPGVGKTSLGQSVARATNRKFVRMALGGVRDEAEIRGHRRTYIGSMPGKILQSLSKVGVRNPLFLLDEIDKMGMDFRGDPSSALLEVLDPEQNHTFQDHYIEVDFDLSDVMFVATSNSLNIPPPLLDRMEVIRLSGYTEDEKVNIAQRYLLPKQIKNNGLKAGEIEVAESAIRDIIRYYTREAGVRSLEREVSKIARKVVKLLLLKKESGTIKVDSENLDKFLGVRKYDFGLAGKENQVGQVTGLAWTEVGGDLLTIEAAIMPGKGNITRTGSLGDVMKESVEAARSVVRSRARRLGITDEMFEKRDIHIHVPEGATPKDGPSAGGAMTTALVSVLTGIPVRADVAMTGEITLRGEVLPIGGLKEKLLAAHRGGIKLVLIPEENVKDLAEIPDNVKNAIEIVPVRWIDKVLELALERKPEPLPEEDAKPAEVADKATAKVERLHH
- a CDS encoding ABC transporter ATP-binding protein translates to MSSSILAVESLGKTVADTTGSLTILHDVTFSVTPGETLAIVGASGSGKSTLLGLLAGLDLPSTGTVRLHDQDLFALDEDQRAAVRGRHVGFVFQSFQLVGHLTALENVMLPLELRGETSQVRERALDMLQRVGLGARLGHYPRTLSGGEQQRVALARAFVARPDILFADEPTGSLDTATGEAVIGLMFELNRDAGSTLVLVTHDRSVAARCGRILTIDAGRVASDEWMGAEV